tatgtgAAAGTTTAGAAAATACATTTGAGAGTAATGTTGATACGTGCGTAAGGTTAATTATTTACCTTGTACAGGTAAgttaatgtaaataattattttatttatatattatataatttttagacAGCAAAAGCATATTCGTATGATATATCTGATTATCCAATAAAAGCTTGTGATCGTCTTTTTAATGAAggtttaaaaaatagaaatgaAAGACATTTAAAAACAGCATGTAGATTATTGACTGAATTAGCAGTTTATTGTCAAACTGATGTGCTTGATATTGTAGATAAGTTTTTGGAGCATCTTATTTCTGTAATTAGAGACCCCAAATATGCCATTAGAATTGAGGCTGCAAAGGCATTAAGTTCTGTTTTTGCACTTATAACTATGCGAGAAAATAAAGAGTCAGCAAATCTTTTTGAAGAATCATTAACAAATGcttttcataaatataagtcagttgataacaaaaaaaatggaaTTATTGAAACTTTAAAAGAGGAAGATTTTTATCAttcaaaacttttaataattaatgaaatttttcgTGTAACTATTGATAAAGTTGAAAAACTTCGTTGTGAATGGAAAGGACATGATATGACTTATAAAAGTGTGACAGATTCAAAAATAAGTAGTTTTATTGAAGGGCATGCACAAATATCTCTTGTAACAAGTAGACCTGCAAGGGAgcttttaaaagataaagataattttaaaaaatgtgttTCTTTGGCTAGAGCATGTTGTGAAAGTTCAAGTACTGAAAAATTGCCTTCAATATTGGTTGAATTAATACCAAGAATATGTGCTTTTGAATTTgatgttaataataaaaatagttcacaaattgttaaagatataaatgaaatgattaattttatttttaatcacaACCCTAAACTTCCGGATAGTATACAAAGAGAAAAAATACTTGCCATGGGATTCATTGTTCTTTTTCAAGTAACTTTAGTAAATGAACAACAACGTGCTGTTCAAAAAGTTGCTTCTGAAAAAGTTTATACTGctttacaaatattaaaaaataaaatcgtATCTAATGATTTTCAGAATCAAAGAAACGGAATTGTTAGAGATAGTGGTGATGAAGTTTACAAATGTCTTGCTATAATTATTTCTGCTATGAAAGAAGATGTGTCTTTAAAAGTCAAAGAGATTCTTGCTATTCTTTTTAAACATGGGTTATGTAGGGGACTTGTTGTTGTATCTCAAGAAGTCGTTCAAAATATTCCATCTTTAAAAGAAGTTGTTAAAGATAATCTTCTAGAgttaatttgtaaaattttattaggCCATCGACTTCCAGAAAGATGCTCATCTGAAATCATCAATCCTCCTGATGTAACCCCTTctacaaaattaaatgaaacatCTAAAGCTATTATTGCTCTTGAAACTTTGGGTTTATTTGACTTCGATAGACatatattacaatattttacaaaatatctTACAAATGGGTATTTAATgtcaaatgataaaaaagttCAAATTGCTACTGTAAAATGTTGTTCTGCAATTTTAAGACCATTTGTTGATGCCTTTGCTGATAAACATATGAAATACAAAAGAGAAGTTAtgaaaacaataaaattgatattaaatGCTTTAATTAAAGTAGCTGTATCACACACAGAAAGAAAAGTTCGTCAATGTGTGTTAAATTGTTTTCTTAATACAAATGATAATTTCCTTTATCAGTTAGCACATGAGCAAAGAGTTAAAACTTTAGcattaacattaaatgatCAAGATAGTGATACTAGAAATGCTTCAGTTGCTCTTTTTGCCAAATTATCTCAAATAAATCCTGGGATGGTATATTCTAGGTTAAGAACAGTATTGATGGATAATTTATCACTACTTGAATATAGTACTGATTCTAAAACAGATATTGCCTGTGGTATTGTTATAGCTGAAATTGCTGAACGTGCTCCTGCTTTTATAAAGCCATACATTGATTATGTTATCAAGATGATagtaagaaaattaaaagtgCCAAATATTGAAGTTGATGTACTAGTTGCATTATTAAATGCTTTAGCTGCGTTATGCCTTATCGGTGGAATTGATGtcgttaaaaattttgaaatagtCTTTCCTGAATTAGTTAATTTTCTCAGTGAAGGATATTCTCTTGGAAAAAGAAGTGGTGCTTTAAAAGCTATGACGTTTTTCTGTCAAAGTACTGCTTATGTCATTGATCCATATAGAGATTATCCAACTTTACTTTCAGCACTTTTCCGGCATCTCAAAATGGAAGCTTCTGCTAATTTAAGAAggcaaattttaaaaagtttaggTACTTTAGGTGCAATAGATCCTTACATGTATAAAGTTTTTACTGGAGAAATATCTTCAACTGTTTcaaaaactataaatattacaaGACCTGTACCAAAATTAGATGGCCAACAACATTACATTATTACTTGGATGAATTATGAAAAATGTACATTAGAACAATTTTATCCTTCTGTAGCAATTGCTGCTGCACTTCATCAATTATCCGATGAGTCACAAGGAAATTTTAGACAAGAGGGAGCAGTAGCATTACAACATATCTTtgaatttataaatgattcAAATGCTTTACCATTAGAAACATTTGTCCCTCAAGTTATACCAAAATTAATTGAAGTAATAGGTGAATGTCAATCAACAAGAACTTTAACTAAATTTATAGAATCTTTAGGTAATATTGTAGCTCAGtgtaaaaaattagttaGTCCCTATAcgaatgatatatttttccTCTTACGTGATGTTTGGGGAAGAGAACTAAAAACTGATAAAAATCATACATTACGTGGAGCTGTTGTAGAAGCTATTGGAAAATTTGGTATAGCAATTGGAAAGCATTTTACAAATTATGTTAATGATCTAGCACCTTTCTTTACTGAAATTATTCAAATTGATATgactaataataaaagtttgaCCAAAAAAGCCTTAATTTGTATTCAACAACTTTCTGAAACACTAGAACCAACTATTCATTTAATACTTCCAAATATATTGTCTATTCTTGATAAATCTTCAGGTACTGTTGGAGAAAGATATCCAAAAGATGTAAGAAAAGAAGCactaaaaacattaataacATTGGCAGAAAAAAAAGCTTTAAGAGAATGTGCTACAATGGTTATTCAAGCTTGGCTTCGAAATGTTGATGATACAAGTTTCTTGTCCAATAATGATGATACATACACTACAAGAATCAGAGAATTATTtatgattttattattgttactTGCAAGACAATTGTGGATTAATTTTGACTGTTTCCGAGGTTCTGTTGAAGAGAAACTAgataatattcaaattaataaagaatggagaaataaatataatcaattGATGAAAGAAATAGAAATCTATCAAAAAGGTATTGAAAGAAATAGATCAGGTTCTATTAGGGAACCATTAAGAAGAAGTGATACTTTAATGACTCTTAGAAACAGTGTTTCAAGTACAAGAGGTGGTAAAATTTCAGAAAATGAAGCAAGTGATTCACGTTGGCTCtataaactttttcaaaTTGATATGAAACAAACAAGAGAAGAATGGTTAACATGGTTAGATCTTTTTAAACTTCAATTTATGAAATATTCACCATCTCCAGCTTTTCGTGCTTGCCATTCAATTGCATATTGTAATCCTGCATTAgcaaaagaattatttaatggTGCTTTTGTTGCTGTTTGGGATACACTAAACGAAAGTACACAACATGATTTTCTagaatttttagttaaagtTTTAGAAAATTCTAATGAAcctgaaattattttaacaatactTAATTTAAGAGAATTTATTGATCATTGtggaaaaattaatgttCCTTTAGATAGATCATTATTGAGGACAACAGCTGATAATGTTAAAGCATATGCTAAAGCTCTTAGATACAAAGAAATAGAAATAAGAAGagaattaatagaaaaaaatttagaatgGAGTGTTGATGTTTATAGTATAATGATTTCTTAtggaaataaattaaattgtaCAGAATTAGCTCTTGGAATGACTGAACATGCTAGAAAAAGAGGTATTAGAGTTTCAGGAATATGgcatgaaaaattattacaatggGAAGAAGCTTTGAAATGTTATGAAGAAGAAGTTAAACAGATATCTGACGAAGATGAAATACGAAAGAATTCAATGAGACAAATGAGGTGTTATGAAGCTTTAAGTCAATGGCAAGAAGTTgataatataagaaaaaaagtttttacaGTAGGAAGTATAATTCAGAAACCTACaccattaaatgataaagtaGCTTGTATTGCAGCTAGATGTTTATGGACATTGGGTAGTGGAGAGATGcatgattatataaaaattattaatgaaaatactATTGAAGGCTCATTTTTAAGAGCAGTATCTGAATTTAAACATGAAAAATATGACAAAACTTTAGAATGGGTACAGAAAACAAGAGATATGTTGGATTCACAATTAGCTACACTTGCTGCTGAGAGTTACGAAAGAGCTTATCCAATTATGCTTCAAGTTCAACAATTAACTGAGTTAGAAGAAGCTGTAGaatttaaattaagaaaGCATAGAAGGGATCAAATTACTGTATGTTGGAGTAGGAGATTCCAAGGTTGCAAAATAAACTTAGAAGATTGGcaaaagttattattaattcGAAGTTTAGTACTATCTGAAGATGAGATGTTTCCAATGCTTGTTAAATATGCTAATCTTTGTAGAACAGAAGGAAAACATTCTACAAgtagaaaattattatatggaATGTGTCGAGAAAACAAAAGTACTGCTGTTCATCATATAGAAGATTTGATACTTCCATTAGATAAACCTCCAGTTGTTTTATCGTTATTAAAAACATGGAAATATGATTATTCccaattaaaagatattgaGAAGAAAAGAGAAATGCAAAATAGGATGTTAAAGATATCATCTGATTTAATAAGATATTTAGAAGCAGAAAAAGAACaacaaaattgtttaaaagatgtagttgtaaaaaatttagctAAAACATATGTTATGAGTGGAGATTGGATTTCAGAACATTTAGCTAAaccaaaaatatttgattcaTATAACTTTGTAGAATCAATATGGAATCCATTTATGAATTCCAACTTTGAAGATTTTAGAAAAACAGTTCAAGAGTCTATAAGATATTATGGAAAAGCTTTAGACTATCGTCCAAACTGGTATAAAGCAGCTCATAAGTTTGCtgaaacaaattatttactaTTTCATGATTTATATGTTGAATATAAATCAAGACAACAAgctgataatttaaaagctGGAATTGATACTTCTATTGAATACTCAAAACGAGCATCTCCACAATTAAGGCCATCTCCAAATTATCATTTACAACAACAAAATTATACTAACAAATCTATTTACAAACATAGTGATGGAGTTTTAcatcaatataataataaccTTTTAACAtcaaatcaaaaaatttcacATACAAATAGTGAAGTGGAAGATCAACAACCTCAACCAAAACAAAAATCTTCAcctgttaaaaatatacaaacagacttatttttaaaaatgtgtTGTGATCAGTATAAAAAAGTAGTTGCAGCTTATGCATTAGCAATAAATGCCAGTGATGGTTCATGTCTTCAAGATTTAATGAGATATCTTATTATAATTTCAAGATTAGAAGATATGACACAtgtaaaatatgaaaatatttggAATGAAGTAAATAAAGTTCAAGCTGATGCTTGGTGTGAAGTTATTCCACAATTAATATCAAAACTTGATAAAGAAAGTACTACTCCAGCAGCTGCTAATTTTcttgaaataattaaaaatattttaataaaaattggtAGAGATCATCCTCAGGCAATTATTTATCCATTAGTTGCAGCAAGTAAatcaagaaataaaattCGTAAACATAATGCTAATACAATCTTACAGACATTAAGAACAAATAAAACTTGTAAAGAAATTGTAGAACAtgctttaataataaatgcaGAATTAACAAGAGTTGCAGTTTTATGGCCAGAACAATTTCATGATTCTTTGGAGGAAGCATCTAAATGTTGGTTTcaagataataattttgctGCAATGAAAAATGTACTTGAACCACTTCATAAACAAATTCAACAAGATATTACAACTATGACACAAAAAGAACAATCATTTGTTTATAATTACAAAGCTGATCTTGATAATGCTTGGAATAATTGTATGCATTATGAAAATACAAAACAAGTTAAACATATGCATGCAGCATGggatttatattataatacttttaaaaaacttacaAATCAATTAAGAAATATGCAAACATTAGATATGAAAATTTGTTCTCCTGATttaataacatataaaaattttaatgttgttGTTCCTGGTACATATAATCCATATTCATCAAAAGATCCTGTTATGATAAAAGAAGTTAAAAGATTTGCTAATGTTATTTCATCTAAACAAAGACCAAGAAAAGTTATTATGATTGGTAGTGATGGTGAGGAGTattgttttcttttaaaaggACATGAAGATCCACGTCAAGATGAAAGAGTTATGCAATTATTTGGTCTtattaatacattatttaataaagataGAAGAACATATCGAAGAAATTTAGATATTCAAAGATATTCTATAATTGCTTTAAATGAAACATGTGGATTAATTGGATGGCTTCCTAATTGTGATACATTACATTCTTTAATTAAAGATTATAGagataaagataatataaatatttctgcTGAACATACTGCAATGCAATCATATGTGATTGATCttgaaaaatgtaatttaatGATGAAAGTTGAAGCTTTTAAAAATGCATTAACAGCAACATCTGGTGAAGATTTAAGGCAAACATTATGGCTTAAATCTCCTAATTCAGAAATTTGGTTTGAAAGAAGAACAAATTATACAAGAAGTATGGCTGTAATGTCAATGGTTGGATATTTAATAGGTCTTGGTGATAGACATCCTTCTAATTTAATGCTTGATCGACTTAGTGGTAAAATTGTTCACATTGATTTTGGAGATCTTTTTGAAATAGCAACAATGAGAGAAAAATATCCTGAAAAGATTCCATTTAGATTAACAAGAATAATGGTTAGAGCTATGGAAGTTACAGGAATTGAAGGAAATTACAGAAATACATGTGAAAGAGTTCTTAATTTATGTAGAACATATGATGATCGACTTTTAGCTATTCTCGAAGCATTTGTTTATGATCCAGTAATTGGAACTAAACTTCAATCAGGATCAAAAGCTGTTAATAAACAATATACTCCTCCTAAAGCTATTCCACATACAGGAACTGCTGAAATAGAAagaattaaacaaaaattaataggtAGAGATTTTGCTTTTTATCATTCTTATGAAGTTGAGGGACAAGTTAATAGGTTAATTGAAGAAGCTACATCTGCAGATAACTTATGTCAATGTTATGTTGGTTGGTGCCCATTTTGGTAGTTTTAATATacttgtatatttttttttaccttgatgtataatatcattttgtCAAATGTATTATAGACAATGtttagtaataaataaagaaatatgttatttaattaattatacatttatatttatttatgtatacgcttttatttgaaagttttatttaaaataaaaaataattgttattcATAAtgtatgaatatttaaatatataattggtaagaaaaaaaaatttatttttagataagaTAGTTTCTTTATTGTTGAAACAAAGAAATAAAACTCTTATTTTCTACCTACTGGgaaacataaatttttctaaataggTCAATTTTTGTtctattatttctttaatattagttttttataattgaaaaaaaaattcgaactttaaaaaatgttgtgCATCATATTTCTAAACATTTATTCaccataaattaaaaattatttaatagaagaaaaaaaaataaattaaaacttatttaattgtatttcTTAAATGATTAGTATACTTTTTAACCTTCTAAATCAATAAATTAACTTATagcaaaaaatataattcttttaaaaaaagttaaatatatacaatgaaacaaattttttttaatctacattttaaaatgacatacattaaatataaagataaaaaattataaatattaacaaaatagaATTATcttataaactttaaaatacagaaaatattttgttgataattttttggataagtttatatttcttaGATTCAGAATATTCAATTGGTTTTAGAGTTAATATAAAGTTTGTGGcaaaaatatcaaaagatGATGAAATTGGGTATTTTGATAtgaattgtaaaaaaaaacaatgaGTAGAACtgttgtttttataataaaaattatttaaaatacatttgactagaaaaaagtttatttttaacaacaaTAAAAAACTTACATCACAATGGTTCACAAAAGATTTCTAATTCAAGTACTAAAATAATTCTTAGCTGTTTTACTTCAAAGATCAAACAAAATTAGATGTACTTGGAAGGACATGAACATAAAACATTACTATCACTTTCTATctctctttttttaaattttatttaattatctaTACTGTAATATATGAGATAATAGTTATACTGCAAGTTTACACAcatatattacaataaaattttataaataatgcaGTATTGATATAAGTTATCACTTCTTAaatattctataaaaatattttttttaaataatcttaaaattatattttatcttattgttaattttttttatcaaaaaaaggAAGAATAACAAAATGAactataaaaagtaatattacatatacaatttaaaattgaaattttatacatatttttatattattaaatttattaataattaaaacttttaaaaaataaaaa
This Strongyloides ratti genome assembly S_ratti_ED321, chromosome : 2 DNA region includes the following protein-coding sequences:
- a CDS encoding Target of rapamycin, giving the protein MKNVLEPLHKQIQQDITTMTQKEQSFVYNYKADLDNAWNNCMHYENTKQVKHMHAAWDLYYNTFKKLTNQLRNMQTLDMKICSPDLITYKNFNVVVPGTYNPYSSKDPVMIKEVKRFANVISSKQRPRKVIMIGSDGEEYCFLLKGHEDPRQDERVMQLFGLINTLFNKDRRTYRRNLDIQRYSIIALNETCGLIGWLPNCDTLHSLIKDYRDKDNINISAEHTAMQSYVIDLEKCNLMMKVEAFKNALTATSGEDLRQTLWLKSPNSEIWFERRTNYTRSMAVMSMVGYLIGLGDRHPSNLMLDRLSGKIVHIDFGDLFEIATMREKYPEKIPFRLTRIMVRAMEVTGIEGNYRNTCERVLNLCRTYDDRLLAILEAFVYDPVIGTKLQSGSKAVNKQYTPPKAIPHTGTAEIERIKQKLIGRDFAFYHSYEVEGQVNRLIEEATSADNLCQCYVGWCPFW